In the Lactobacillus paragasseri genome, TACAAAGGAAAACCATAAAATACTTATAGCCTTTGCTGACGACCTTATCTTTAGTAGCGACATCAGTAGACATGTAATTACCTTCTTTCTAAACTAATTACTTATCTAAAATAATATTTGGTTTGCTGACGACAATATTTTTTTGCATTTGCTTAATTTTAATAGCTGCAAAAATTAATAATATAAAACCAATTGCTACAAAGAAAGTAGTGCAGCACCAAGCAGTTGTAAAACTGGTAGCGCCTTTTATGACGCCAAATAATGGGGCGCCAATTGCAAAACCAACAGCATATGCCAGGCTAATGTAACCTAAGTTAACACCTTGGGCTTTTGCACCAAATAAGCTTTTTGACATAAATGCGGGACCAGACATATAGCTAAAGACAGATAGACCACTTGTAAAGGCCCAACCCATACCAGCGTAGAAATTAACGCGATCGCCATAAGGATGGAGGCTAATAAAGATCATCATTAGGATAGCTATAATTAACATTATTCCTGCATATGCCATTGATTTTGCTGTGCCGAACTTATCAAATAAATAACCTCCAGAAATATTTCCGATGATACCAGCGAGTCCAAATACCGAGCCAATCATTCCGACTTCAGTTAAGGATAATTTAGTATCAAGGAAGGCCGCATAGTCTTCGTTTAACGAGGCCAAGCCTAAGCCGATAATTAAAAATCCAATACTAAAAATCCAGAACCATTTCATATGTAGAACTTGTTTACCGCTCCAGCCTTGAAATTCATGTGCTTGCTTTTGAGCAGCTTCGTGCCGGTTTTGCTCAACTTCTTGAGCAGAAGCTAAGATTTCATCTTTCTTTGGTACTCTAATAAAAGCCGTAATAATCAATCCAACTATTAGCAAAGCAATAGCAAAGATAAAGAAAGGTGCCATGGAAGTTAAGTGACCAGTTTTAGTATTACCGGTCATGAAATGCTTTAAAATTTCCTGGGTAATAGGTTGGAGGAAAATATCACCAATCGAGCCACCGCAGAATGCTAAACCTAAAGCAACGCCGCGTCCTTTAAACGGAAACCAGTGGTTGATAATCCATGGAACACCTTGACCAGAATAAAAGGTTGAACCAACCATACAAATAATTCCAGCTAAATAAAAGCCAGGTAACTTTGTGCTAATTCCAAAAATTACATATGCTCCAGCTGAAAGACAAATACCAATCAGATATAAAATTTTAAAGTTTACTTTTTGTAAAGCCTTACCAACTAATGGTGAAACTAAAGACCCTACGACAGCCCCAAAAGTAAAAATTAATGTGTAAGAAGCTAATGTAAAATGAAAAGTATTAACTAGAGGGTGAACAAATAAAGGTTGAATTAATTGAGCGATTCCATATGGAACAGCTTGAGTTAACATGCAGAGAAATACCATAAAGTATTTGTAGCCTTTACTGACCACCTTTTGTCTATCGTTTGACATCGTATCTCTCTTCTTTCTGACAAAATACTATTAGCTTGATAAGTTATATATTATTAAGTGCGTGAGCTTTGACTATAGCCACCTATATTGTGGCTCACTGAATCGAGTAAACCAAAAATAACGGCTTATAATGTTATTTAATAGGCATAATAAAAAGCCTATCTTTTTTAAGATAGACTTAAGAAAATTATTTTTTTACATATCCTGCGATGTCATCATCGTCAAAACTATAGCTTAATTTCTTGCCATATGCCTTTTCATAGGCTTTTTTCTTTTGTAGATAATCAATATCACGCATTCTTTTGGCGTTTTGATCAACTGTTAGACGGTCAATTGGATAGATTGTTGGCAAAACGTGAAGAATGTAGCGAGTTTTATGGAACTCGCTACTATTTTTCTCCATTTCAGGAAGATCCTGAATCTCTACAAAACAGGAAATAATTGGAACGTTGGCCTTAGCTGCGTAGTAGTAGGCACCTTTTTGAAGAGGACGCGGCTTTCGATAGTTATACCACATTTCTTGTTCTGGATAGATCAAGACCCAGCCCTTTTTATCAAAAACTTGCTGCAAATGTTTAGGAAATTCACGCCCCAAATATTGGTAGCTTTGAACAATTGGAATTGCATTAATGTTGTTCATTAAGAAACCAAAGAAACCGGGTAATTTTAAATTAGAATCTTCAATCACAATATAAAGCTTTTTGTGACATTTGTTGGCTAATTTTTTGATTGGAAGACTATCAGTTTGTTTGAAGTGATTACTAGTAACAATTGCGCCATATTTAGGCCCTTGAGCACGATGTTTATTCTTGATTTGCGTGTGGGCCATCAAAATTAAAGTATCAATATTAATAATGCCTTGGGCAATAATATTCTTTAGTTTATGACTAAACTTTTTTTGTTGTTCCCAATAATCATTAACCAGCTTGATTCTTTCGCTTTTAGTTAGGATAGGATCGCCTAATTCGACTTTTGCATGCATTTTTCCTTTTTTAACAGCTGCTTTGATGTTTTCGATAACTTTTGCGCGATTTTCTCCAATAATCATAATTTAACCCTTTCGCCTTTTCTTTTAACTTGAGCCCAATTATTTGGATCAAGTGCTGTGCTAGCTTCTTTTTCAAGCATATGATCTAATTTTGCTCGGTCTTCGGCTCGCTCTTGGTCAGTATAGTTGTCTAATTCTCCCTTTAACTCCTCATAAAAAGGTGTGCTAGAGGCATATTTCCAGAAATAATCATTATATTGGACATCTTTAAAGTGCCAAGGTTTGAAAAACAAATTATAGTGAATTAGCCCAGGTTTAGAAATGGGTTCGGTATTTTCATTAGGCATTGCATCCCAGCGTGGATCAAGATGCAAAATTCTTCCATCGCCAATCTCATTTAGGTAGTCTTGATCAGGAGCAATACAATCAAAGTGATATCGTTCAAGTAAATGCATAAAGTGATCGATAAAGTGTTCATCCCTAAAAGCCTTAGAATTTAAGACTAACATCCCCGAATTGATATATTTCTTTGGATCGAGAGATAGAACCTCTTTAATATATTTCACCATTTTATCTACATATTGAATCGATGAGTCTGTACAAGCGGCGAATAGCTTATTATCTAAGTCGTTATTATACAGCTTAGCAATGTCATCAACGACGACGGTGTCACTATCGATGTAAATTGCTTTATCATATTGTGGAAATAGGTCCGGAATAAAGAGACGATAAAAAATAGACATTGTGAAAAAGTCTGCTCGAAGGTAGTTTTCTTTACGATTCTGGATCGGTTTTACTAATTTTTCATCGATATGGAAAAATTTAACATGTACATAGTCATTAGCAAAAGCTGCAAGTTGCTTTTGGTGTTTCTCAGACAGGTCTTGGTTTAAAAAAGTAACTGTGTAATCATTTTGCGGACTAGCATTCTTAACTAAGGAGTTAAGCGAAACAGCCGCATACTTGGTAAAATCATCACTAATACTATAAAAAACAGGGATAGTCATTTTTAGTCCTCTTTATATCTTTACAGATGTTGTTTTCTTAACTTTTGCCCAAGTTACATCTTCATCTTTGATTTCGTCAACTTTTTTAATCATCCAATCAAGGTCAGTACGTGCTTTTTTACGGTCCTCATCGGTAAAGCTAGCTAATTGTGCTTTTAGTTCTTCATAATATGGAGACTTCTTAGCAACATCCCAGAAGTATTTGCCATATTGAACATCTGCAAAATGCCAGGGCTTGAAGAAAAGATTATAATGAACAATTTTAGGATTTTTAATTTCATCCATGTGTTCATTAGGCATTGCATCCCATTCAAGTGGTAAATGATAAATTTTATCTTCGCAAATCTCATTCATATAAGCTTGATCAGGATCGATATTATCGAAATGATACTTTTCAATTAATGAATAGAATTTATCGACAAATTTCTTATCTCTAAAGGCTTTCATATTGAAGAGAATAACGCCGTTATTAATATATTTTTCTGGTGGAAAAATACCTTGACATTCCTTGATATAAACTTGAAGTGGTTTAATAAATCTGATTGACATATCTGGTACGCTGGCAAACATGTTATCACCAATTTCGGTGTTGTAAAGCTCAGCGATGTCAGTACAAATAATAGTATCAGCATCTAAATAAACAGCCTTGTCATATTGAGGAAAAAGGTTAGGAATAAATAGACGGTAGAAAATAGACATCGTGAAAAATTGTGCCCGTAAGTAATTCTCTTCACTGTTGTGAATCGGAGCTACCATTTCGTCATCAATATGAAAAATATTAACATGGACATTTTTGGTTGAAAGATCTTCCAAATCTTTCTTATGCATATCACTAATGTTTTGAACTAAGAGAGTAATGGTATAGTCCTTGTTTGGATCAACATGGTCAATTAGTGACTGAATTGAAACAGCTGCGTAAGGTGTGTAGTTGTCGCTAATTGTATAAAAAACAGGTATAGTCATCAAAAATAGACTCCTTATATATTAAAAGTTCCTAGGCCCGCTTTAATTGTGACCTAAGCTCTGTATACTGCTTAAGTAAATCATCATATTCATGTAATTTCAAGACGCTGTGCACACGCTCTATATCCCATGGTTTAACAGTTAAAGTATGGAAGTATGGCTTAAAGCGAAAGCTAGTTGTAAAATGTTGAATTTTAGTATCGGGTCGTAAACGATATTGTTCATTGTAGCAGCGCGGAGCAATTTTCTTCTCAGTAGCAAGTTTATTTAGAGCAGACTGATCTGGGAGAAGCATTTTTTTATCACTCATTTTTTCTCTAACTTTGGCAAATAATTGTGTTTTTTTAATTTCAGACATATTAAGAAGCAAGACGCCTGAGTTTAAGTAATCAAATGGCTTATGAGTATGGATATTATGAAAGAAGAAACGACCCCAGAAGTCTAAAACACCAACTAGCTCGATATTAGTTAGATCTTGATTATAAAAGTCGCTAATATCTTTACGCACAATAATATCATCATCTAAATATAAGATACGATCAGGAATTTGTGGTAGTTGATCCGCAAAAAGGCGTAGCATTGCATATGGAGTAAAGCGTGTTTCCATATTTGCTCGTGGAGGTTCTTTTTTAAATAATTCAGTACAATCGATTAATTCAGCAGTATTGTTAGGATCTTTTTCCTTCAGCAGTTTTTTAATTAGTCTAAATGCTTGCTGATTAAAAGCTGTGTATCCCTCTGCGTGCATCGTTAAAATGTAAAAGTGTAGGGGAGTTGATGTGTTTTTTAGTAAAGATAGTGTTGTAATTAAAATACCATCTTCGGCATGAGAATCGCCGCAAAACATAATGTTCATTTTTATCCTCCGATTTTTCGCTGCTGGTAGCGATAATACTCATAGTTGCTTAATTTTTTTGAACGGTCCTTTAATTGAGTAAATACTTGATCATGTAGCTTTTTTTGCTGTAATTTTTTAGGCAGAGAAGTATCTGGGAAAAAAGGCCCATCAATATAGACAGTAATCCTAGGTCGCTTGCTGAATTTTCTTTTCTGGTAGGTTGTCGTCATGACAAAGCTTGGCTTATTCGTTTGAACTGGAAAATTAAAACTAGTTGCTGGAAATGGGCGAATATCAGTATAGTAAGGCCAGACATGTGCTTCTGGGTAAATAATAATATGGGCATCTTCCTTAGTTAGAGTATTAACTGCCTTAAGCAAATGAATTGCTTGTTTAATATTTTTGCCAACTGGTAGTCCTCCATAAGGTAAGAGAATTTTTCCAATTATTGGAATTCCCCAGTTTGCTTGATTAGCAATTGCATAATAATCTTTCCAGCCAAAGAGGGTTAGAGGCATAAAGGCATCATTAACCATTTGAGTGTGATTTCCATAGACAAAATAGCTTTGATGTTTATATTTAAATAACTTATCTCTCCCTATTACTTTAACATGCATTACGCCATAAGTAAAAAGATAAGCAAAACCAGTAGCTAAAAAACGCATTAAATAGTTAAGAGGAGTACGTTTAATGATTTGATAATTGCTAGGTAGGGTGAAATCTTGTTGCTTACTTTTGACAATGTCATCAGTTAAAGAATTATAGTAAATAACATTACGTTGAGATGTTTTAGTATTCATGATATTAATTATAAAAGAAGTTTAAAAACAAAAAAAGACATCGCCACAGCGATGCCTTATAAATATGGGTGGTCAGGGGATCGAACCCTGGACCCACGGATTAAGAGTCCGTTGCTCTGCCAGCTGAGCTAACCACCCAATTGGATAACCAACAGATACTATTATGCCAAAAAAAAATAAAAATGCAAGAACTTTTTTGCCTTTTTTAAATACAAGGAGCCAAAAACAAAAAAGACATCGCCACAGCGATGCCTTATAAATATGGGTGGTCAGGGGATCGAACCCTGGACCCACGGATTAAGAGTCCGTTGCTCTGCCAGCTGAGCTAACCACCCAATTGGATAACCAACAAATAGTATTATGCCAGGAAAAGAACTAAAGTGCAAGCTTTTTTTGCATAAGTTTAAAAAAAGTGTGGAAAACAGTATAATATAGTTATTAATATTGAGGAGGCATCATTTATGCCAAAAAAGATTTTAGTCGTTGACGATGAAAAACCAATTTCTGACATTATTAAATTTAACTTGACTAAGGAAGGCTTTGATGTCGACACTGCTTATGACGGCGAAGAAGCGGTAAAAAAAGTTGATGAATATGATCCAGACTTGATGATTCTAGATTTAATGTTGCCTAAAAAAGATGGCTTAGAAGTTGCACGGGAAGTACGTCAAACTCACGATATGCCAATTATTATGGTAACTGCTAAAGATACTGAAATTGATAAGGTATTAGGGCTTGAGATGGGGGCAGATGACTATGTTACTAAGCCTTTCTCCAATCGAGAGCTAGTTGCTAGAGTAAAGGCAAACCTACGTAGACGTGATTTAACCCAAAAAGCTACTGAAGATGATGAAGATAAGAATATTACTATTAGTAATTTAGTAATTATGCCTGAGGCCTATATGGTCGAAAAAAATGGCGAAAAAATTGAATTAACGCATCGTGAATTTGAATTACTTCATTATTTAGCTCAGCATATGGGTCAAGTGATGACTAGAGAACATTTGCTGCAAACCGTTTGGGGCTATGATTACTTCGGGGATGTTAGAACTGTTGACGTAACTGTGAGACGTTTACGTGAAAAAATCGAAGACAATCCGAGTTCGCCAACAATTTTAGTTACACGGCGTGGAGTAGGATATTACGTTAAAAACCCATCAGATGAATAAGGATCAAAGTCACTAGTAATAGTGGCTTTTTTTGCAATTAGGACAAATGAAGAAAATAAAAAGTGTATTAAATTCTATCAATTTTAAAATCGCAGTAATTTTTATGCTGCTCTTATTAGCAACGATTGAAGTGGTTGGTGCGTCTTTTACAAGGCAACTCGAACAAAATTCAATTCAAAATTTTGAATCATCAATTCAAGTTCCCAATATTATTACTAACCAAATTTCTAGTCAATTAAGTAGGGCTAATTCTAAAAAGGCTAATCAACAGTTAAGCCAGATTATTTCAAACTATAATTTAGGCGATATTAGCCAGTTAATGGTAGTTGACAATAAGGGAGTAATTAGAGCTGTTTCAAATGTGAATGATCAAAACCGGATTGGACAGCGAACTAGTAATGTAGATATCAAGAGCGTACTCTCAAATGGCAAGCAAGTTTCAAAAGTTATTAATGACAACGGAAATTATATGGTGCAAATTTCACCTTTGACTTCTGCTAATGGAACTAATACTCCTGTAGGAGCAATTTATGTCCGCGCTAGTTTACAAGGTGTCTTTAATAACTTAAGACAGGTATCAATTTACTTTCTGATTGCTTCACTGATTGCAGCTGTTTTGGGAGCAATTGTAGCCTTAGTCATTTCCCGGGCAATAACTAGACCTATTGAGGAGATGCGTAAACAAGCATTAAGAGTTGCAAATGGAGATTATTCTGGACATGTTCGAGTTTATGCGCAAGATGAATTAGGTCAACTAGCTGAGGCCTTCAATACTTTATCAGTAAGAATTGAAAGAACTCAAGAAATTTCAGATAGTGAGCGAAGACGGCTAGATAATGTCTTAACACACATGACAGATGGCGTTATTGCAACAGACAGACATGGAAATATCACGATTATTAATGAAACGGCACTTGATTTTTTAGGAAAAACTGAAAAAGACGTTATTGGAAAGCCAATTACTAATTTACTTGGACTAAAAGATGTCACTATCCAAGATTTATTAAGTACTCAGCAAGAATTAGTTGTTCGAGTTAATGATAATACGCGCGATGAAATGATTTTGCATGCTAACTTTTCTCTGATCCAGCGTGTAACAGGATTTGTTTCTGGCTTAGTTTGCGTGCTTCATGATATTACCCAACAACAAAAAAATGAACGTGAGCAGCAACAATTCGTTTCAAATGTTTCACATGAGCTTAGAACACCGTTAACAAGCTTAAGGGCATATGTTGAAGCATTGAATGATGGAGCATGGAAAGATCCAAATATTGCACCGCAATTTCTCCATGTTATTCAAGATGAAACTGAGCGAATGATTCGAATGATCAATGATTTGCTTAGCTTATCAAGAATGGATCGAGGAGTAGCAAGGATGGATTTAGAATGGGTTAACTTAAATGACTTTGTTAACCACGTTTTAAATCGGTTTGATATGATGCTCAAGTCTGATTCTGATAAGATGCACAAAAAGAAATATACGATTAAGCGTGAATTTCCTCATCAAGCCTTATGGGTTGAGATTGATACGGACAAGATGATGCAAGTAATTGACAACATTATGAACAATGCTATCAAGTATTCACCTGACGGTGGCGTTATCACAGTTCGCTTATTGCAGGCTCAAAAGCACGTTATCTTAAGTATTTCTGATCAAGGATTAGGAATTCCAAGAAAAGATTTAAACAAAATCTTTGATAGATTTTATCGTGTTGATAAGGCACGTTCTCGTAAACAAGGTGGAACTGGTCTAGGACTGGCTATTTCTAAAGAAATAGTAGAAGCACACCATGGTCGAATTTGGGCAGATAGTGCTGAAGGAGCTGGCTCAACTTTCTACATTTCTTTGCCATATGAAGCAATTAGCGAGGAGGGAGAAAACTGGGATGAGGTTTAAAGATAAGTTTTCTAGAATTACATTACGAATTAGTTTAATTGTAATGGTTGTCTTATCAATTATCTTATCAGCTATTATTTGGGGTTCTGATGCACGATTTTCAAGAATTGAAGAGACGTCTAATCAAACTCAAACTAAAGATTTGGGTCAACGTTCTTTAAGAGATATTTATTTGCCTACTCAAACTTTTTATTTTAAAGATAAGCAAATGTATCAGGTTTACGATACTAAAAATAATCTTCCGCTAGAGTTTTCAAAATTAACTCAATCAGTTAAGCCATTATTGCCAATTAGAGTTTGGTCTAGTCAAAGTAAATATGAAAAGTTATTAAAAAATCCTAACTATGTTCAGTTGACATATCCAGATCAGATAACTATCTCCTTATTCTTAACTAATGTAAGAAAGGCTGATAGTCGGGAATTTAATCGCTTTTTTGTACCCGCTCGATCCAGTAAGTATATCTATTTAGGTAATGACGAAAACTATACTATTTATCGAGTTCGTCTAAGTGATGTATCATTTGACAATTTGGTAGAACATATTCAAAGTGCTAAAACACAGATGCCAGTTACACTTCAAAAAGTTCATGATGATTACTTGCCCTTCTATGACAAGAATTTAAGTTTACCAACGTATAGCTATTTAACTAAGGAAGAGTCAGATTCATACTTTGTGTATCGCTTGCTAGGCTCTAATAATCCTACCCAGCATAGTTCTGGAGAAAGCATTACATATTCTAATGGAGTATATGAGCGGTTGATTGCCGCAAAGCATACTCATAATTATGAATATATTGATTATCAACAAGATCAGGTTCCCAAGACTATTAGTCGAAAATTAAATGATAGTTTATATTTTGTTCGTAAAATTGGATTATCCGAGCCAGATTTAAGGTTCTTTGATGCTGATAATAATACAGTTATTTATCAAAATTATGTTGAAGAATATCCGATCTTTTTGCCAGGAAAATATAAGATGCGGGCGCAAGTTAAGTTTGCTTCTAATGGAATGACAATTAACTTTAATAGCTTAGACTTGCAGATTCCAATTCCAACTAGTGGAGAAAAGAAGACGCTTATTCCGACTAATGAAGCGATGGATGAATTATATCAAAAGGGATACCACCAAAAAGATATTGAGCGCATTGTTAT is a window encoding:
- a CDS encoding YycH family regulatory protein; translation: MRFKDKFSRITLRISLIVMVVLSIILSAIIWGSDARFSRIEETSNQTQTKDLGQRSLRDIYLPTQTFYFKDKQMYQVYDTKNNLPLEFSKLTQSVKPLLPIRVWSSQSKYEKLLKNPNYVQLTYPDQITISLFLTNVRKADSREFNRFFVPARSSKYIYLGNDENYTIYRVRLSDVSFDNLVEHIQSAKTQMPVTLQKVHDDYLPFYDKNLSLPTYSYLTKEESDSYFVYRLLGSNNPTQHSSGESITYSNGVYERLIAAKHTHNYEYIDYQQDQVPKTISRKLNDSLYFVRKIGLSEPDLRFFDADNNTVIYQNYVEEYPIFLPGKYKMRAQVKFASNGMTINFNSLDLQIPIPTSGEKKTLIPTNEAMDELYQKGYHQKDIERIVIGYTAKSDNSKNKKLVDLEPTYYVKINKQWKTLDEWLNINNQVVNSGKEGLVDGL
- a CDS encoding 1-acyl-sn-glycerol-3-phosphate acyltransferase, with amino-acid sequence MNTKTSQRNVIYYNSLTDDIVKSKQQDFTLPSNYQIIKRTPLNYLMRFLATGFAYLFTYGVMHVKVIGRDKLFKYKHQSYFVYGNHTQMVNDAFMPLTLFGWKDYYAIANQANWGIPIIGKILLPYGGLPVGKNIKQAIHLLKAVNTLTKEDAHIIIYPEAHVWPYYTDIRPFPATSFNFPVQTNKPSFVMTTTYQKRKFSKRPRITVYIDGPFFPDTSLPKKLQQKKLHDQVFTQLKDRSKKLSNYEYYRYQQRKIGG
- a CDS encoding lysophospholipid acyltransferase family protein; translated protein: MIIGENRAKVIENIKAAVKKGKMHAKVELGDPILTKSERIKLVNDYWEQQKKFSHKLKNIIAQGIINIDTLILMAHTQIKNKHRAQGPKYGAIVTSNHFKQTDSLPIKKLANKCHKKLYIVIEDSNLKLPGFFGFLMNNINAIPIVQSYQYLGREFPKHLQQVFDKKGWVLIYPEQEMWYNYRKPRPLQKGAYYYAAKANVPIISCFVEIQDLPEMEKNSSEFHKTRYILHVLPTIYPIDRLTVDQNAKRMRDIDYLQKKKAYEKAYGKKLSYSFDDDDIAGYVKK
- a CDS encoding glycosyltransferase family 8 protein, with the translated sequence MTIPVFYTISDNYTPYAAVSIQSLIDHVDPNKDYTITLLVQNISDMHKKDLEDLSTKNVHVNIFHIDDEMVAPIHNSEENYLRAQFFTMSIFYRLFIPNLFPQYDKAVYLDADTIICTDIAELYNTEIGDNMFASVPDMSIRFIKPLQVYIKECQGIFPPEKYINNGVILFNMKAFRDKKFVDKFYSLIEKYHFDNIDPDQAYMNEICEDKIYHLPLEWDAMPNEHMDEIKNPKIVHYNLFFKPWHFADVQYGKYFWDVAKKSPYYEELKAQLASFTDEDRKKARTDLDWMIKKVDEIKDEDVTWAKVKKTTSVKI
- a CDS encoding glycosyltransferase family 8 protein, whose translation is MNIMFCGDSHAEDGILITTLSLLKNTSTPLHFYILTMHAEGYTAFNQQAFRLIKKLLKEKDPNNTAELIDCTELFKKEPPRANMETRFTPYAMLRLFADQLPQIPDRILYLDDDIIVRKDISDFYNQDLTNIELVGVLDFWGRFFFHNIHTHKPFDYLNSGVLLLNMSEIKKTQLFAKVREKMSDKKMLLPDQSALNKLATEKKIAPRCYNEQYRLRPDTKIQHFTTSFRFKPYFHTLTVKPWDIERVHSVLKLHEYDDLLKQYTELRSQLKRA
- the walK gene encoding cell wall metabolism sensor histidine kinase WalK, with product MKKIKSVLNSINFKIAVIFMLLLLATIEVVGASFTRQLEQNSIQNFESSIQVPNIITNQISSQLSRANSKKANQQLSQIISNYNLGDISQLMVVDNKGVIRAVSNVNDQNRIGQRTSNVDIKSVLSNGKQVSKVINDNGNYMVQISPLTSANGTNTPVGAIYVRASLQGVFNNLRQVSIYFLIASLIAAVLGAIVALVISRAITRPIEEMRKQALRVANGDYSGHVRVYAQDELGQLAEAFNTLSVRIERTQEISDSERRRLDNVLTHMTDGVIATDRHGNITIINETALDFLGKTEKDVIGKPITNLLGLKDVTIQDLLSTQQELVVRVNDNTRDEMILHANFSLIQRVTGFVSGLVCVLHDITQQQKNEREQQQFVSNVSHELRTPLTSLRAYVEALNDGAWKDPNIAPQFLHVIQDETERMIRMINDLLSLSRMDRGVARMDLEWVNLNDFVNHVLNRFDMMLKSDSDKMHKKKYTIKREFPHQALWVEIDTDKMMQVIDNIMNNAIKYSPDGGVITVRLLQAQKHVILSISDQGLGIPRKDLNKIFDRFYRVDKARSRKQGGTGLGLAISKEIVEAHHGRIWADSAEGAGSTFYISLPYEAISEEGENWDEV
- a CDS encoding conjugated bile salt MFS transporter; its protein translation is MSNDRQKVVSKGYKYFMVFLCMLTQAVPYGIAQLIQPLFVHPLVNTFHFTLASYTLIFTFGAVVGSLVSPLVGKALQKVNFKILYLIGICLSAGAYVIFGISTKLPGFYLAGIICMVGSTFYSGQGVPWIINHWFPFKGRGVALGLAFCGGSIGDIFLQPITQEILKHFMTGNTKTGHLTSMAPFFIFAIALLIVGLIITAFIRVPKKDEILASAQEVEQNRHEAAQKQAHEFQGWSGKQVLHMKWFWIFSIGFLIIGLGLASLNEDYAAFLDTKLSLTEVGMIGSVFGLAGIIGNISGGYLFDKFGTAKSMAYAGIMLIIAILMMIFISLHPYGDRVNFYAGMGWAFTSGLSVFSYMSGPAFMSKSLFGAKAQGVNLGYISLAYAVGFAIGAPLFGVIKGATSFTTAWCCTTFFVAIGFILLIFAAIKIKQMQKNIVVSKPNIILDK
- a CDS encoding glycosyltransferase family 8 protein, encoding MTIPVFYSISDDFTKYAAVSLNSLVKNASPQNDYTVTFLNQDLSEKHQKQLAAFANDYVHVKFFHIDEKLVKPIQNRKENYLRADFFTMSIFYRLFIPDLFPQYDKAIYIDSDTVVVDDIAKLYNNDLDNKLFAACTDSSIQYVDKMVKYIKEVLSLDPKKYINSGMLVLNSKAFRDEHFIDHFMHLLERYHFDCIAPDQDYLNEIGDGRILHLDPRWDAMPNENTEPISKPGLIHYNLFFKPWHFKDVQYNDYFWKYASSTPFYEELKGELDNYTDQERAEDRAKLDHMLEKEASTALDPNNWAQVKRKGERVKL
- the yycF gene encoding response regulator YycF; the protein is MPKKILVVDDEKPISDIIKFNLTKEGFDVDTAYDGEEAVKKVDEYDPDLMILDLMLPKKDGLEVAREVRQTHDMPIIMVTAKDTEIDKVLGLEMGADDYVTKPFSNRELVARVKANLRRRDLTQKATEDDEDKNITISNLVIMPEAYMVEKNGEKIELTHREFELLHYLAQHMGQVMTREHLLQTVWGYDYFGDVRTVDVTVRRLREKIEDNPSSPTILVTRRGVGYYVKNPSDE